The Astatotilapia calliptera chromosome 17, fAstCal1.2, whole genome shotgun sequence genome has a segment encoding these proteins:
- the ucn3l gene encoding urocortin 3, like, with product MLSSLKTLLLFSVLCTPTSSLCLRLYQTRPDLLCDDQLALGVRNDQTEPGYSTGDGWGSLMQSAEYLSSSSSTSSSSFSSAESSREKRTSSPANYRFLSRTKLRGQMLRNSNKGDRRSRLTLSLDVPTNIMNVLFDVAKAKNLRAKAAENARLLAQIGRRK from the coding sequence ATGCTGTCGTCCCTAAAGACCCTGCTGCTGTTCTCGGTCCTGTGCACACCGACCTCCAGCCTGTGCCTCCGTCTCTACCAGACGCGCCCCGACCTCCTCTGCGACGACCAGCTGGCACTCGGGGTCCGGAATGACCAAACTGAGCCTGGTTACTCCACTGGGGACGGCTGGGGGTCCCTCATGCAGTCCGCGGAGTAtctctcctcctcatcctccacgTCGTCgtcctctttctcctctgctgaaTCCAGTCGGGAAAAAAGGACTTCAAGTCCCGCAAACTACCGCTTCTTGAGCCGGACCAAGCTCAGGGGCCAGATGCTCCGCAACAGCAACAAAGGGGACCGGAGGAGCAGACTGACCCTGTCCCTGGACGTCCCGACCAACATCATGAACGTGCTCTTTGATGTGGCCAAGGCCAAAAACCTGCGAGCCAAGGCGGCGGAGAACGCGCGTCTGCTGGCGCAAATTGGACGGAGGAAATGA